GACTGAAAGCTCTGCGCCTGTGTTCGAGAGCGGCCCGAGTTCATGCCATAAGTCACGCGAAAGCAGCATGTAGCGAGTCTTGCGGGTGATGCTTTTGCCCGCAGCACCTGGCGCGCGCCACCAGAAGAACTCGCCTGAAAGCAGGTGGTCTTCGAGCATGCGCTCGTTATAGTCGGTGATACGCAGACGCAGCGCGCTGTTCCATTCGTCGAGCGAAAGCTCGGCCCCCTGCAGCTGCCGCAAAATCTTCGCAAGCGATTCTGGCCCGGTAAGCGGTTCGCTGACGTGCTGCCATTCGGCGAGAAACGCAAGATATTCCAGCGGGCTTAGCCGCTTCTGCACCGAGCGCCGCCTGCCATAGTGCTGCAGCCTCTGGTAAAAAGTGCGCTCCACATAGAGTGTAAGGCCATTGCGGTGTAACACAAACGCACTGCCCTGCGCTTCGAGACCCGAGAGCGCGAGCGTGACGCGGGTAATGGGCAACGCGAGCCTTGCGGCAAGACTCTCTGCGGTCAGCGGCCCGAGAAGTTCCAGGTGTGCGAGCAGAATTGTCTCTATGCCACTCATGCGGCGCTGTGCTGCAACTTCGTCTTCGCTATCTATTTGTGTATAAACCGCGCTGATGAGTTCGGCCTTGTCTGCGGAGATGAAGTAAGCCTCACCCCCCCGACTCCCCTCTCCATTTAATGGAGAGGGGGGAGAAAGCTGAGTCTCTTTCGAATCAGAAGAATCTGTATTCGCTCCCCTCTCCACTTTGTGGAGAGGGGCTGGGGGTGAGGGAAAACGAAATACCTTGCCACGAGAGACAAGCGCGTGCAGGTCGGCATCGCCGCCGAGTTCTGCGACTTCGGCTTCAGGTACCAGCGCGAATTGCGTGATGAGGTCATAGAGTTCATTTTCATTGCGCGCCGGGTAGAGAGTTTCGGCTTTAACCGCTGCGATTGTGTCATCGCTGATTTCATCGCCCTGCCTCGCTTCAGTGTCAATACGTACGGGGCAAGAGGCCGTCCGTGGCAGGCGCGCCCCCGGTACCTCCGTGTACACCGCGCGGGTTCTTCTCTCTTCTAACGGTGCGTCGTCGAGAAACGCATACGGGCGGGCATTGATAATCTCATGTGCGAGCGGCGAAGGCGTGGCGCTGTCGGTATAGATGGTGCGAATATCACCCGATTCAATTCTCTGCAGCACCTGCACGAACCCTTTGGCGTCCATGGCTTCGTGAAGACAGTCGCTTACCGTCTGTTTCACCAGCGGATGATCGGGTATCGCACGCGGTCCGCTCAGGTTTTCAGCGCAGGCAATCTGGTCGGGAAAGAGCAGCGCCACCAGATCTTGCGCCCCGCTTTTCTGCCACTGTGCAGGCACCTTGCCGCGCGTGCTGCGCCTCAAGATTGCGAGTGCGCGTGAGGCGTTCCAGCGCCAGCGCACCTCGAACATGGGGGCGTCGAGCAGCGCCTGTATCAGCACTTGCTCAGCGGTGACAGACTTCAGGTAGCTGAAAACTTCAGGCAGGTGAAAGCTATGCGTGTGGCTCAGCGAAAGTATAATCGCATTGTCGTTTGCCGCAGCCTGCAATTCAAAATTGAACTGCCGGCAAAACCGCTTTCTGAGCGCCAGGCCCCATGCGCGGTTGACCTGCGCGCCAAAGACAGAATGCAAAACAATATGGCAGTTCTTGACTTCGTCAAAAAAACGCTCGAGTACAACTGTCGACTTCGTCGGCAACAAGCCGAGACTCGCCTGCGTTTCGCGGTAATAATCGGCCAGCTGGCCAATGACGGCACTTGGCAACCCCGTCTCGGCCGAGATTTGCCTGACGAACTCATTAGGGTCGCCGAGGCCATTGAAAAGTTCGTGCATGGTACTTAATGCGTCGCTGAGCGCATCGGTTCTACCGGGCACGTCAACTATCCAGAATGGAATCGTTGGGTGCTTGTCGGGAGCGTGCACAACCGAAACGCGGTTTCCCGAAATCTGGCGAATCTGCCACAACCGGTTACCGAGCTGAAATACGTCGCCCTGCGAAGATTCAATCGCAAAGTCTTCGTGTACCGTGCCGACAAAAGCGCCACCGTGCGCCCTATTCTCAGGCGCGCCCGCAACATGCGAGAGAGGCCCTGACGAACTTTCGTCGATGACTTCGTATTCAAAATTTTCGGGTATCGCGCCACCGTTCAGCGCCGCCGTAATGCGCGCTCCCGGTCTTGCGCGCAGTACTCTGTCTGTTTTATCGTAGAAGATATAGCGCGAACGCCGACCGAACCTCAGCGAATAACCGTCATTCAGCATTTCAAGCACCGCATCAAAATCGCTTCGGGCCAGATTTTGCCACTGCGCTTCGCGCACGACCAGCGCAAAAAGCTCGTCTGCGCCAATGTCGCGCATCGCCACCTCTGCGACAATCTGCTGCGCCAGAATATCGAGAGCCGGTGTTGCCAGTTCGAGCGACTCAAGAGCCCCTTGCCGCAGTGCCCGCACAAGCGCCACGCACTCTGATAGGTCGTCGCGCGTCAGCGGCACGAGCAGAGCGCGCGACGTGCCGTTCTTATGGTGCTCTGAACGACCCGCGCGCTGAATAAAGGCATGAATCGAGCGCGGCGAAGATATCTGCACCACGAGGTCAATTGTGCCAATGTCGAGCCCCAGCTCGAGCGAACTCGTCGCCACCATGACCTTGAGCTTGCCCTCTTTCAGCAGGGTCTCACCCCGAAGCCGCTGAGAATGGGAGAGTGATCCATGGTGTGCGGAGACACCTGGGTTTGCCCCGGCAGAGACGCCGTCTGAGGGCAATCCATGGTGCACGGACGCACCGAGGTTTGCCCCGGCATGGACGCCCTCTGGGGGCAATCCATGGTGCACGGACGCACCGAGGTTTGCCCCGGCATGGACGCCCTCTGGGGGCAATCCATGGTGCACGGACGCACCGAGGTTTGCCCCGGCATGGACGCCCTCTGGGGGCAAACCATGGTGTGCGGAGACACTTTCGCCTTCGAGTAATTCGGTCAGGTGCCGGGCAAGGCGCTCGCAGAGGCGGCGGTTGTTGACGAAGATAAGCGTCGTGCGGTGTTTCTGAATTTCTTTCGCCAGCTCAAGATAGATCTCTTGCCACATTTCGCCGCTCATCACCGCCGTTAAGGGCTGCGAAGGCAACAGCATACGAATATCGAACTGGCGAGGCCGCGTGTCGCGGCAGAGAGCCACCGGCTGATCGCCAACGAGAAATCTGGCGACTGCCTCAATGGGTTTCACTGTCGCAGATACTGCGATGCGCTGCAGAAAATCACCGGCATTGGCCAGGCCATCGCGTTCACGGCGTGCCGCGCAGAGACTCTCGAGGCGCGCCAGAGACAGAAGAAGATGAGATCCTCTGCGCGAACCGGCAAGGGCATGAATTTCGTCGACAATGACCGTTTCGACGGTCTCGAGCATCTGGCGGCCCGAGACGCTCGTGAGCATCAGGTAGAGCGACTCGGGGGTTGTGACGACGATTTCGGGCCTCAGGCGCACAAGCTTCGCACGCTCGGCAGGCGAAGTGTCGCCTGTTCGTACCATCGCGTGAATGTCGTCGGTTTCGATGCCCGCTGCTTTGAGCTCGCGTTGAATACCGGCAAGGGGCAGCTGCAGATTCTTTTCTATGTCGTTCGAAAGCGCCTTTAAAGGTGAGACATAGAGCACACGCGTTGCCCGCGTGTTTTCTGCCGGTACTTCAAGATGCCCATTCTGCTGGCGGCGAATTCGTTGTTTGACAAGTGCATCAATAACTGCGAGAAATGCCGCGAGTGTTTTGCCTTCGCCGGTGGGCGCACTGATGACTGCGTGCTGGCGCGTCGCGAGTGCCTGCCAGGCTTGTGCCTGAATCGGCGTTGGTTGACCCAGCGAATCGGCGAACCATTTCTGCACGGCAGGGTGAAAATTCTGCAAAACGGCGTCGTTCATTGCAGATTCACTTTTTCGGCAGCCCGCTGCGTCTCTGCATCTTCGGCAAAAAGCAGCGAGACGTATTCTGGCTCGTGGCGTATCTCGGCTATATCATTGCAATTGCCGAAAATCTCGCTCGTGCGGCCTTCTGGCAGCAGCGCAATGTATTCAGACGGGCAACTGTCGCTGCGCGAAAATTTCACAAGCCAGACACGCCCCAACTTTACATGGTCGATCGACTGCAGCTGCGGTTTAGCCACGACAGAATCGATCAGCCTTTCGGTGCCGTATTGTATTTTGACGCGGCCTGTCTTCGCATCAAATTGAATCTTCGGTTCTTTGGTGTCGCGGCAGGCAAAGCAGATCGACACAAACAACACCAAAATCAGACCCGGGCGCACAAGTTGCGGCACAGCTAAGCCCCATGCTGCGCCATCAGCTGTAAACCGGTTTACGGGCTGCGGGTCGTACTGGTAAAAACTTTACACCCCCTCAGACATCGCTATGTGTACAGCGTGAAATCAGCAGTCTACCCCGGTAGCTTCGACCCGTTTACCAATGGTCACCTCGACATCGTCGAAAGGTCGATACGCTTCGTCGATACGCTGACAATCGCTGTCTTAAAGAATACATCGAAAAAGAGCCTCTTCTCACCCGACGAGCGCGTTGAAATTATTCAAGAAGTGCTCAAAGATTATCCGCAGGTGAAGGTGCAGACTTTCGAAGGGCTGCTGGTAGATTTTTGCCGCGCGCACAACACACGCATCGTCATTCGCGGCCTGCGCGCAGTCTCTGATTTCGATTATGAACATGCCATCTTTCTGATGAACCGAAAGCTATTGCCCGATCTCGAAACTATATTTCTGATGGCCGCGTCCGATAACTCATTTATCTCGAGCACCATCGTCAAAGAGGTTGCGCATTTCGGCGGCAACATTGCCGACCAGGTGCCGGCGATTGTGCTCGAACGCATGAAAAAGGTTCATGGCAACCATGGCTAAGAAGCCAGCCGCGCGCCCGGCGGGCGGCGATAACAAACGCATGGTCTATGCGCTGGTGGCAGGTTCTGCGATTCTCACGTCGCTCTCGTTTGTACCATACAATCTTTTTCCATTAGGATTTATCTCTCTGCTGCCCCTTTTCTACCTGTTTGAACACTTTGCGCCGACAACCAGACGACTCTTTGCTCTCTGGGCAGTCTTCACGCTTATTCTCAACCTCATTGGCTACCATTGGATCATGCACACCATCGCGGTCTATGGTATGATGCCCACCGCTGCTGCGTTTCCTCTTTTTCTGCTCTATTCGCTGGGTACCGGCGGCAAGATGCTGCTGTTTTTCTTTTTTTTGCGCTTCATGCAGCGCCGCACCGACCTGTTCAACACCAATGGCAAGAAAATCGCGGCTGTACCCGCAGCGTTTGCGATTTGCGAGCTCGTTGGCTGGCAGCTGTTTCCCTGGCATGGCGGCAACATCGTCAGCGGCGACCTTTGGTTTGCGCAGGCCGCCGATCTGATTGGCACACGCGGCCTTTCAGTGCTTTGGGTGCTGCTGCAATATCTGCTCTACCTCGCGGCGAAGGATTTTTTCGCAGGCAAGCGCCCCGCAATACTCTCATTTGTGCGGCAGAATCGGGCGTTACAGTTTTTTGCTGCGGCGCTCATTCTTATTCATCTCTATGGCGCAGTACGCGTCGCAGATTTCGCCGACCGGGAGCAGGCCGCACCCAAGATTCTGGTGGGTGTTCCACAGGGTAACGTGCCGCTGATTACGAGTTACCACGAACGGCCGTACATCATTACGCGCATGCTGGGCCAGACGCAAAAGCTCGTGGCAGATGCGGCAGCAGCCGGGCGCCGCCCCGACCTCGTCGTCTGGCCTGAGAGCTCAATACCCGCGATGGAATTTGAACGCTCAGAAACCCTGCGGGCTGCAATCAATGATCTGCAGCGGTCGACGCAGACTCCGCTCATTATCAACGACATTCTTCACGAAGCGGCGCAGCGCCGTGATTATTCGAACATGTGGCATCTGAACGCCGAGGGTACGCCGCTCAACAACTACCAGAAAAATTTTCTGTTGCCTTTTGGTGAATTCATGCCGCTCGGCGATACTTTTCCGGTATTGAAGAATCTATTTCCCGCAGTGTCAGACTTTTCGCACGGCAAAAGATATTCGCTCTTTAATATATCCTCAGGCGCGGGCAATGTCAAGGCAATGCCGCTTATCTGTTATGAAGTTATTTTGCCCGAATATGCGCGCGGTTTCGACAACAAGACGATGAAAGAGGCGCAGTTCATCATCAACATTACGAACGATGCGTGGTTTGGCAAATCGGTTGAAAGCCTGCAGCACATGACGCTCGGCGTGATGCGGGCGATTG
The sequence above is a segment of the Turneriella parva DSM 21527 genome. Coding sequences within it:
- the coaD gene encoding pantetheine-phosphate adenylyltransferase, translated to MKSAVYPGSFDPFTNGHLDIVERSIRFVDTLTIAVLKNTSKKSLFSPDERVEIIQEVLKDYPQVKVQTFEGLLVDFCRAHNTRIVIRGLRAVSDFDYEHAIFLMNRKLLPDLETIFLMAASDNSFISSTIVKEVAHFGGNIADQVPAIVLERMKKVHGNHG
- a CDS encoding DEAD/DEAH box helicase translates to MNDAVLQNFHPAVQKWFADSLGQPTPIQAQAWQALATRQHAVISAPTGEGKTLAAFLAVIDALVKQRIRRQQNGHLEVPAENTRATRVLYVSPLKALSNDIEKNLQLPLAGIQRELKAAGIETDDIHAMVRTGDTSPAERAKLVRLRPEIVVTTPESLYLMLTSVSGRQMLETVETVIVDEIHALAGSRRGSHLLLSLARLESLCAARRERDGLANAGDFLQRIAVSATVKPIEAVARFLVGDQPVALCRDTRPRQFDIRMLLPSQPLTAVMSGEMWQEIYLELAKEIQKHRTTLIFVNNRRLCERLARHLTELLEGESVSAHHGLPPEGVHAGANLGASVHHGLPPEGVHAGANLGASVHHGLPPEGVHAGANLGASVHHGLPSDGVSAGANPGVSAHHGSLSHSQRLRGETLLKEGKLKVMVATSSLELGLDIGTIDLVVQISSPRSIHAFIQRAGRSEHHKNGTSRALLVPLTRDDLSECVALVRALRQGALESLELATPALDILAQQIVAEVAMRDIGADELFALVVREAQWQNLARSDFDAVLEMLNDGYSLRFGRRSRYIFYDKTDRVLRARPGARITAALNGGAIPENFEYEVIDESSSGPLSHVAGAPENRAHGGAFVGTVHEDFAIESSQGDVFQLGNRLWQIRQISGNRVSVVHAPDKHPTIPFWIVDVPGRTDALSDALSTMHELFNGLGDPNEFVRQISAETGLPSAVIGQLADYYRETQASLGLLPTKSTVVLERFFDEVKNCHIVLHSVFGAQVNRAWGLALRKRFCRQFNFELQAAANDNAIILSLSHTHSFHLPEVFSYLKSVTAEQVLIQALLDAPMFEVRWRWNASRALAILRRSTRGKVPAQWQKSGAQDLVALLFPDQIACAENLSGPRAIPDHPLVKQTVSDCLHEAMDAKGFVQVLQRIESGDIRTIYTDSATPSPLAHEIINARPYAFLDDAPLEERRTRAVYTEVPGARLPRTASCPVRIDTEARQGDEISDDTIAAVKAETLYPARNENELYDLITQFALVPEAEVAELGGDADLHALVSRGKVFRFPSPPAPLHKVERGANTDSSDSKETQLSPPSPLNGEGSRGGEAYFISADKAELISAVYTQIDSEDEVAAQRRMSGIETILLAHLELLGPLTAESLAARLALPITRVTLALSGLEAQGSAFVLHRNGLTLYVERTFYQRLQHYGRRRSVQKRLSPLEYLAFLAEWQHVSEPLTGPESLAKILRQLQGAELSLDEWNSALRLRITDYNERMLEDHLLSGEFFWWRAPGAAGKSITRKTRYMLLSRDLWHELGPLSNTGAELSVDARRVRDYLERNGASFVHDIHTGRPGEAQPKIFTEQTLRGLRELVAQGLVTSDQFFALRRLAPAAAQRGRLAIRRMQPQFPHGRFSLVRFNSSDAPADEDARLAAIARLLLSRHGVVYRYAAENDFFKAPWPRLVRTLRLMEMAGHVRSGRFIDGLWGEQFATPTAAAMISQGIGGTYKDVTQQDPIAQVRQSLQKLGALAYSGTVALPA
- the lnt gene encoding apolipoprotein N-acyltransferase translates to MATMAKKPAARPAGGDNKRMVYALVAGSAILTSLSFVPYNLFPLGFISLLPLFYLFEHFAPTTRRLFALWAVFTLILNLIGYHWIMHTIAVYGMMPTAAAFPLFLLYSLGTGGKMLLFFFFLRFMQRRTDLFNTNGKKIAAVPAAFAICELVGWQLFPWHGGNIVSGDLWFAQAADLIGTRGLSVLWVLLQYLLYLAAKDFFAGKRPAILSFVRQNRALQFFAAALILIHLYGAVRVADFADREQAAPKILVGVPQGNVPLITSYHERPYIITRMLGQTQKLVADAAAAGRRPDLVVWPESSIPAMEFERSETLRAAINDLQRSTQTPLIINDILHEAAQRRDYSNMWHLNAEGTPLNNYQKNFLLPFGEFMPLGDTFPVLKNLFPAVSDFSHGKRYSLFNISSGAGNVKAMPLICYEVILPEYARGFDNKTMKEAQFIINITNDAWFGKSVESLQHMTLGVMRAIELRLPIVRATNSGISAYIASTGVVSGETPMFERVNQVYSVPAMPRTVTLFAIAGNLPLYVYLVLAVLLIWFRRNKK